The following are encoded in a window of Strigops habroptila isolate Jane chromosome 9, bStrHab1.2.pri, whole genome shotgun sequence genomic DNA:
- the LOC115612690 gene encoding wiskott-Aldrich syndrome protein family member 3-like has translation MPLVKRNIEPRHLCRGALPEGVTSELECVTNSTLAAIIKQLGSLSRHAEDIFGELFNEANSFYMRMNSLQERVDLLVIKVTQLDSTVEEVSLQDINMRKAFKSSTVQNQQVVSRNSIPNPVMEMYQRCDKPPPLNILTPYRDDKKDGLKFYTDPSYFFNLWKEKMLQATEDKRKEKRRQKEQRLVEDSTREVKKVRKARNRRLEWNMMAYDKEFRPDNRFSPSPYHMASSEGSLSPDNRSYASDAADHSYPASPNHPAQLLAPASHQAPVEHKEGVLVAVPPQEHVYRPSAGSRQNSLNRLQQPHVLQPPEAILNGPRPHLVKEYGPQPVPMAEYFVPPAPPPPPPVIPSAQTAFDSPISAPPALAPGSAGPPSYAPSPPPAPPGPYSASPPQAGPMGPPVAPPPPPPGPPAISASPAHSASPPAPTVEPRKPQIPLMPMSDARSDLLAAIRRGIQLRKVQEQWEQEAKKEPVGNDVATILSRRIAVEYSESDDDSELDDNEWSD, from the exons ATGCCGCTGGTGAAGAGGAATATAGAGCCCCGGCACCTATGCCGGGGGGCTCTTCCCGAGGGGGTGACGAGTGAGCTGGAATGTGTCACCAACAGCACGCTGGCTGCCATCATCAAGCAGCTGGGCAGCCTCA GCAGGCACGCAGAGGACATCTTCGGAGAGCTGTTCAATGAAGCCAACAGCTTCTACATGAGGATGAACTCGCTGCAGGAGAGGGTGGACCTGCTGGTCATCAAGGTGACGCAGCTGGACTCCACCGTGGAGGAag TTTCGCTGCAGGACATCAACATGAGGAAAGCCTTCAAGAGCTCCACAGTGCAGAACCAGCAAGTCGTGTCTCGCAACTCCATCCCCAACCCAGTGATGGAGATGTACCAGCGCTGCGACAAGCCCCCGCCGCTCAACATCCTCACACCCTACAG GGATGACAAAAAGGATGGCCTCAAATTCTACACTGACCCCTCCTACTTCTTCAACTTATGGAAGGAGAAAATGTTGCAGGCAACAGAAGATAAGAGAAAGGAGAAGCGCAGGCAGAAG GAGCAGCGGCTGGTGGAGGACTCCACCCGGGAGGTGAAGAAAGTGAGGAAAGCCCGTAACCGGCGCCTGGAGTGGAACATGATGGCGTATGATAAAGAGTTCCGGCCCGATAACAGGTTCTCACCATCCCCCTATCACATGGCGTCATCGGAAGGATCACTGTCCCCAGATAATAG ATCTTACGCATCGGACGCTGCGGACCACTCGTACCCGGCGAGCCCCAACCACCCAGCGCAGCTCCTGGCCCCAGCGTCCCACCAGGCCCCGGTGGAGCACAAGGagggggtgctggtggctgtCCCCCCCCAGGAGCACGTCTACCGCCCGTCGGCAGGCAGCCGGCAGAACAGCCTCAACCggctccagcagccccacgTGCTGCAGCCCCCCGAGGCCATCCTCAACGGGCCGAGACCTCACCTAGTCAAGGAGTACGG CCCGCAGCCGGTGCCCATGGCAGAGTACTTCGTGCCGCCCGCCCCGCCACCCCCACCGCCCGTCATCCCCTCGGCACAGACCGCCTTCGACAGCCCCATCTCAGCTCCCCCCGCCCTGGCTCCCGGCTCTGCTGGCCCCCCATCCTACGCACCCTCACCCCCCCCTGCGCCCCCCGGGCCCTACTCCGCTTCCCCGCCGCAGGCCGGCCCCATGGGACCCCCGGTGGCACCCCCACCACCGCCGCCGGGGCCCCCCGCTATTTCCGCCTCACCGGCACACTCAGCATCGCCGCCGGCTCCCACCGTGGAGCCTCGGAAGCCACAGATCCCGCTGATGCCCATGAGCGATGCCCGGAGCGACCTGCTGGCAGCCATCCGCAGGG GAATCCAACTCCGGAAAGTCCAGGAGCAATGGGAACAAGAGGCCAAAAAAGAGCCGGTGGGCAACGACGTGGCGACGATCCTGTCCCGCCGGATCGCGGTGGAGTACAGCGAGTCCGACGACGACTCGGAGCTGGATGATAACGAGTGGTCAGACTGA